The Desulfoscipio gibsoniae DSM 7213 genome contains a region encoding:
- a CDS encoding helix-turn-helix domain-containing protein, producing the protein MFTKRIFSERLSLLINKNKLSKQAVANAINVSRPAVSQFANGENLPSVEKLVALADFFDVSIDYLVGRSNDPRRH; encoded by the coding sequence ATGTTTACAAAAAGAATTTTTTCAGAAAGGCTATCCTTGCTTATTAATAAAAACAAACTTTCTAAGCAAGCCGTGGCTAATGCCATTAATGTAAGCCGCCCGGCTGTAAGCCAATTTGCTAATGGCGAAAACCTTCCATCTGTTGAAAAGCTGGTTGCCCTCGCCGATTTCTTCGACGTATCCATAGACTACCTGGTGGGCCGCAGCAACGATCCTCGCCGGCATTAA
- a CDS encoding helix-turn-helix transcriptional regulator, whose product MKRQMLLSKIQQKQLTYTEVGKAVGVSRQMISYIVNCRCNPSWKLQRRLEQFFGIPASELLAESEQR is encoded by the coding sequence ATGAAGCGACAAATGTTGTTATCTAAAATACAGCAAAAGCAGCTTACCTATACAGAAGTGGGTAAGGCAGTTGGTGTGTCAAGGCAAATGATTAGCTATATCGTAAACTGTCGCTGTAATCCTTCATGGAAATTACAGCGCAGGTTGGAACAATTCTTCGGTATCCCGGCCAGTGAACTACTGGCTGAATCCGAGCAGCGGTAA
- a CDS encoding DNA-binding protein codes for MSFNQAAIKKRGRPKKNVDLARVLELVSAEKTDQEIAGELGVSVRTLRTFRKEHGILSAIGHGGARRGAGKKRISGGPYEPYMERQQAIDARVNSVDARLRVGRDCLCSDQWLRWAGSAFEYDKGMGRYVSRIAGFGIPAVVRQQG; via the coding sequence ATGTCCTTTAATCAAGCTGCAATAAAGAAACGCGGTAGGCCGAAAAAAAATGTTGATTTGGCCAGGGTGCTTGAGCTGGTAAGCGCAGAGAAAACAGACCAGGAAATCGCCGGTGAGCTTGGTGTGTCGGTGCGGACATTGAGGACTTTTCGTAAGGAGCACGGTATACTGTCGGCAATCGGCCATGGCGGAGCCAGGCGGGGAGCCGGCAAGAAGAGAATCAGCGGTGGCCCGTATGAGCCATACATGGAACGGCAGCAGGCTATTGATGCCCGGGTAAATTCAGTTGACGCCCGGCTGCGGGTGGGCAGGGATTGCTTGTGCAGCGACCAGTGGTTAAGGTGGGCAGGTAGTGCGTTTGAATATGACAAGGGAATGGGGCGGTATGTAAGCAGAATAGCGGGCTTTGGGATACCTGCAGTTGTTCGGCAGCAGGGATAA
- a CDS encoding ImmA/IrrE family metallo-endopeptidase, which translates to MVEDSIAERIYQFLGSFAAKHDISVVYIPVKQLTGDCIDGLFFHSDIDEVIFIDKDLPLAEKCFVLAHEFGHYVLHRRQMNAVWAKAYWSESHKSWRMKKEAEADRFAYRLLDLAIDLAKRLAQSETGRGYSESC; encoded by the coding sequence TTGGTTGAGGATTCAATAGCAGAACGTATTTATCAGTTTTTAGGCAGTTTTGCGGCTAAGCATGATATTTCGGTTGTATATATACCGGTGAAGCAGCTAACGGGGGACTGTATTGACGGCTTATTCTTTCACTCGGATATTGATGAGGTTATTTTTATTGATAAAGATTTGCCTCTGGCAGAAAAGTGTTTTGTTTTAGCGCATGAGTTTGGGCATTATGTATTGCACCGCAGACAAATGAATGCTGTTTGGGCTAAAGCTTATTGGTCAGAATCCCATAAGTCTTGGAGAATGAAGAAGGAAGCTGAAGCGGATCGCTTTGCCTACCGGTTGCTTGATTTAGCAATTGATTTAGCAAAAAGGTTGGCACAAAGTGAAACGGGGAGGGGTTATAGTGAAAGCTGTTGA
- a CDS encoding stalk domain-containing protein: MKRLLTILSLILFTFISFTAYADEQVNVYDQQKQLVKSVVFVVGSDRYFVDGQTPGVLMDAKPFIESGRTFVPVRYLGNALGVTDDYIGWESPRVTLDEPGFPVVDLAVGSKTIKSDGKATTMDVAPLLKTGRTYLPARFVAEALGYEVAWDAENGIVLCWPKGAEKPDVKAVVEYITGQAPATPVTPVQPTEPELPAGETRPFSGTTLDPNDYVVAERKAIPYEFKQPGASIMEMTVEELRQKPVAMGSNNDTIIYDVNVQKDKVYVKQATGDLTPARLILAKGNNVSVQRDNTLKEYSSNPFTHGYYVSLEADPGGGTKIEDVTHITLLFSNQALAIKNPLYKGGSK; this comes from the coding sequence ATGAAACGATTGTTAACGATTCTATCGCTTATATTATTCACGTTCATCTCTTTTACAGCTTATGCGGATGAGCAGGTCAATGTCTACGACCAGCAAAAGCAGCTGGTAAAAAGCGTGGTATTTGTGGTGGGCAGCGACCGGTATTTTGTCGATGGGCAAACGCCCGGTGTTTTGATGGACGCCAAGCCGTTCATTGAATCCGGAAGAACTTTTGTGCCGGTGCGGTACTTGGGCAACGCCCTGGGCGTGACCGATGATTATATCGGGTGGGAAAGCCCCAGGGTTACCCTGGATGAACCCGGCTTCCCGGTGGTGGATCTGGCTGTTGGCAGTAAAACAATTAAGAGTGACGGCAAGGCAACAACGATGGATGTTGCTCCGCTGCTGAAAACCGGCCGCACGTATCTGCCCGCCCGGTTTGTGGCCGAGGCATTGGGGTATGAAGTGGCCTGGGATGCCGAAAACGGCATTGTGCTGTGCTGGCCCAAAGGCGCGGAGAAACCGGACGTGAAAGCGGTAGTTGAGTATATCACCGGCCAGGCTCCGGCAACGCCTGTAACCCCGGTGCAGCCAACTGAACCGGAGCTGCCGGCAGGGGAAACCCGGCCCTTTAGCGGTACGACGCTTGATCCGAATGATTATGTGGTTGCCGAGAGAAAAGCCATTCCCTACGAATTCAAGCAACCAGGTGCCAGTATTATGGAAATGACTGTGGAGGAACTGCGTCAGAAGCCGGTTGCGATGGGTAGTAACAATGATACAATTATCTATGATGTAAACGTGCAAAAGGACAAGGTTTATGTTAAACAGGCTACAGGTGACCTTACGCCGGCAAGATTAATACTTGCCAAGGGCAACAACGTATCCGTGCAAAGGGATAACACGCTGAAAGAATACAGCAGCAACCCCTTTACCCACGGCTATTACGTCAGCCTGGAAGCCGACCCGGGCGGCGGCACCAAGATCGAAGATGTCACGCATATCACGTTGTTATTTAGTAACCAAGCCCTGGCTATTAAAAATCCCCTCTACAAAGGAGGCAGCAAATAA
- a CDS encoding helix-turn-helix domain-containing protein: MLTCRTGSILRLLRESLNYSVRKLAEKYKLSASAINAWETGRNKPNDTMANIIYSLWNEWLNQKDKLDLVESIFGKDTDGLEEWTASDIASIHFENFLESCHIRELVISSLENIMNVKIIAGEFLAKHLEFLPAALIAQAKYITADQILDNIILSNTLEAQKLYLCRLSLSEFKPIKTQSKDNNKINRSQIKMVFRSLTDAIDTILATTQNIQLESNSISFEGYYLGDKTNKSAFEIQNDTPRIVIELTSLWAHGYNSVFLGDKSK; encoded by the coding sequence ATGCTCACGTGTCGGACAGGTAGCATATTGCGGCTTTTGCGTGAAAGCTTAAATTATTCTGTTCGTAAATTAGCCGAAAAATATAAACTATCCGCTAGCGCTATTAATGCTTGGGAAACAGGCCGAAATAAGCCTAATGATACTATGGCCAATATAATTTATTCGCTCTGGAACGAATGGTTAAATCAAAAGGACAAATTAGACTTAGTTGAATCAATTTTCGGCAAAGATACTGATGGGTTAGAAGAATGGACAGCATCGGATATAGCTAGCATTCACTTTGAAAATTTTCTTGAAAGCTGTCACATTAGAGAGCTGGTTATAAGTTCTTTAGAGAATATTATGAATGTAAAAATAATAGCTGGGGAATTTTTGGCAAAACATTTAGAGTTTCTACCAGCGGCTCTTATAGCTCAAGCGAAATATATAACAGCTGATCAAATATTAGATAATATTATTTTGAGCAATACGCTTGAAGCCCAAAAATTATATTTATGTCGCCTATCTCTTTCAGAGTTTAAACCGATCAAAACACAAAGTAAGGATAACAACAAAATAAATAGATCACAAATCAAGATGGTTTTCCGAAGCTTAACAGATGCTATTGATACTATTTTAGCCACTACCCAAAATATACAACTCGAAAGTAATTCTATATCTTTTGAAGGTTATTATTTAGGTGATAAGACAAATAAAAGTGCTTTTGAAATACAAAACGACACTCCACGTATTGTGATTGAACTAACAAGTTTGTGGGCTCATGGCTATAATTCTGTATTTTTAGGAGATAAAAGTAAGTAA
- a CDS encoding helix-turn-helix domain-containing protein, with translation MKHSGFLTMKELQDRLKLSRQTITRYIKAGLPRMKKGHENLFDMDEVSKWLERNNSNPDYAKLMGQVYEIYPNDPLKALEHVKKHGNNLFYLYALAELTQNIYSNICCKIPSRINRVKVGAVEVDYFFRGLIDILRSLPKNLPAGKYHYMATRIEDLVIELIKESDRPRYVQEYKFFFQDEKKFSGLSRNEVFWERRGIDVGRLRKT, from the coding sequence ATGAAACATAGTGGTTTCCTGACGATGAAGGAATTGCAGGATAGATTAAAGCTTAGTCGGCAAACAATAACTCGTTATATAAAAGCTGGACTCCCTCGGATGAAAAAAGGGCATGAAAACCTTTTTGATATGGACGAGGTCTCAAAATGGCTTGAAAGAAATAATTCAAATCCTGATTATGCAAAACTAATGGGCCAAGTTTATGAAATTTATCCAAACGACCCCTTAAAAGCTTTAGAACACGTTAAAAAACACGGGAATAACCTGTTTTACTTGTATGCGTTGGCTGAATTAACGCAAAATATATACTCAAATATTTGTTGTAAAATTCCTAGCAGAATTAATAGAGTAAAAGTAGGTGCTGTGGAGGTGGATTATTTCTTCCGGGGTCTAATTGATATTTTAAGAAGTTTGCCTAAGAATTTGCCGGCGGGGAAGTATCATTACATGGCGACTCGAATTGAAGATTTAGTTATCGAACTAATAAAAGAAAGTGATAGACCTCGATATGTTCAAGAATATAAATTCTTTTTTCAAGATGAAAAAAAGTTTAGTGGGTTAAGCAGAAATGAGGTATTTTGGGAAAGGAGAGGTATTGATGTTGGTAGATTACGAAAAACTTAA
- a CDS encoding type II toxin-antitoxin system HicB family antitoxin, whose product MSMVMSTIKINTEALEGELDRFLDIPANHSELIYQSEAYRNIRYPVVLTRLTGEEWLAEHKDLPGCKIHGSTPEEAMARLEEVKLSWIYAAMAEGRKIPKPSPGPQVVKMA is encoded by the coding sequence GTGTCTATGGTTATGAGTACAATTAAGATTAACACCGAGGCCCTTGAAGGAGAATTAGACCGTTTTCTTGATATTCCTGCTAATCATTCTGAATTAATTTATCAAAGCGAAGCATACAGGAATATTAGATATCCCGTTGTATTAACCAGGTTGACTGGTGAGGAATGGTTGGCTGAGCATAAGGATTTGCCCGGGTGTAAAATACACGGCAGCACTCCGGAAGAAGCAATGGCCAGGTTGGAAGAGGTTAAGCTATCATGGATCTATGCGGCCATGGCCGAGGGCAGGAAGATTCCAAAGCCTTCTCCAGGCCCGCAAGTTGTGAAAATGGCATAA
- a CDS encoding helix-turn-helix domain-containing protein translates to MMDMYTVAEVSKKLRVRKSFVYELIYTKRLRALKLSERRIRIPSSALEDFIRNFSEEEKGKL, encoded by the coding sequence ATGATGGATATGTACACGGTAGCCGAAGTTTCGAAAAAGTTGCGGGTGCGGAAGTCCTTTGTTTACGAGCTCATTTATACAAAACGATTAAGGGCTCTTAAACTGTCTGAACGCCGCATTCGCATACCTTCATCTGCATTGGAGGATTTCATAAGAAATTTTTCTGAAGAGGAAAAAGGTAAACTGTAA
- a CDS encoding tyrosine-type recombinase/integrase, with amino-acid sequence MAEVKRRGVNKYQISIYLGRDKDGKRIIHYETFHGNKTQANHRAAELEVEMKRRVGPKAVAMNVDEYLSFWLKRIQNSVDEGTYRTYTFHVKRLNPLMKNLPMYGLNSMDFQERLSCLSISGLKPKTIKGICGTLKTALRQAVAWGLLITDPTVGLRTPRVPKQEKNVLDGTELMKLLNAARKYKHHLIVRVVAITGMRLGEVLGLKWKDVDFQSGTVAVQRAVNTRRRKLKPEPKTQSSRRTIPLDEETLIFLNDLKNQYKETNPNVVRETLIFHADYDVNIPVRDNSVRRTIKRIVKAAVLPSMTVHDLRHTAGSLLVAAGYPLPMVSSFLGHSSPATTTAVYAHAIGRGINVTNALHSCQADSQANA; translated from the coding sequence ATGGCGGAGGTAAAAAGGCGCGGTGTAAACAAATATCAAATCTCAATATACTTGGGACGTGATAAAGATGGCAAGCGTATAATCCACTATGAAACCTTTCATGGTAATAAAACTCAAGCTAACCACCGGGCGGCCGAACTTGAAGTTGAAATGAAACGCCGTGTCGGACCCAAGGCTGTAGCTATGAATGTGGATGAATACCTAAGCTTCTGGTTAAAACGGATTCAAAACTCTGTTGATGAAGGGACATATAGAACATATACATTCCATGTTAAAAGATTGAATCCGTTAATGAAAAATCTACCCATGTACGGTCTTAATTCGATGGATTTCCAGGAAAGACTTTCATGCCTATCCATATCCGGGCTAAAGCCCAAAACCATAAAAGGCATATGCGGTACTCTGAAAACAGCACTAAGGCAAGCCGTTGCATGGGGCCTTCTTATCACAGATCCAACAGTGGGTTTACGTACACCAAGGGTACCAAAACAAGAAAAGAATGTTCTTGATGGTACTGAACTGATGAAGCTCCTCAACGCTGCCAGAAAATATAAACATCATTTGATCGTAAGAGTCGTGGCCATAACCGGCATGCGCTTGGGAGAGGTACTGGGTTTAAAGTGGAAGGATGTGGACTTTCAATCCGGAACGGTAGCGGTGCAGCGGGCAGTGAACACACGCAGACGTAAGTTAAAGCCGGAACCCAAAACCCAAAGCAGTCGTCGGACTATACCGCTGGATGAAGAAACACTTATATTCTTGAATGATTTAAAAAATCAATACAAAGAAACTAACCCCAATGTGGTACGGGAAACGCTAATTTTTCATGCGGATTATGACGTTAATATTCCTGTTCGGGATAACTCTGTGCGGCGTACAATTAAAAGAATAGTAAAGGCGGCGGTTTTGCCAAGTATGACCGTTCATGATTTAAGGCATACGGCGGGAAGTCTTCTGGTGGCAGCCGGATACCCGCTGCCGATGGTTTCAAGTTTCTTGGGTCACAGTAGCCCTGCTACGACTACGGCAGTATATGCCCATGCCATAGGGCGCGGCATAAACGTAACTAACGCCTTGCATAGCTGTCAGGCAGATAGTCAGGCAAACGCTTAA
- a CDS encoding 2-oxo acid dehydrogenase subunit E2: protein MEDQRVRTVMITSVGMMGKVNGWMIPVSVHPLCFAIGSIVKKPGVINDKIEVREYLYVTVLVDHDVVDGAPAIRALSKLTKLVERGYGLS from the coding sequence ATAGAAGATCAGAGGGTTAGAACTGTTATGATAACCTCTGTAGGCATGATGGGCAAGGTAAATGGCTGGATGATACCGGTAAGTGTTCATCCACTATGTTTTGCAATCGGTTCAATAGTAAAAAAACCGGGTGTTATAAATGATAAAATAGAAGTTAGAGAATATCTCTATGTTACGGTTTTAGTTGACCATGATGTTGTTGATGGTGCTCCAGCAATACGAGCCCTCTCTAAACTAACTAAACTTGTTGAACGTGGATATGGGTTATCTTGA
- a CDS encoding ExeA family protein: protein MNSPYFSFNREPFSRELSPKEVFVSKGHRELLARLRHVIKTGSLAVITGQVGSGKSTAIRSVMQSLEASRYRYIYLASSQLSPAEFYKSLLYQVNIRPSRGFSENKRLVAQAMLELHQKGIKPVVVIDEAQELTVQMLSEFRFVLNYQADSFSPLMVVLAGQPQLAEILRLQVLECIRQRINVHYRLPCLGEDEIAAYILHHLKVAGLDKQIFTDAAVQLIYQFSKGIPRRINNICRYAIVAAVVADSPTIDADAVQKGLEDDELI, encoded by the coding sequence ATGAATAGCCCTTATTTCTCTTTTAACCGGGAGCCTTTCTCCCGGGAATTATCCCCTAAGGAAGTGTTCGTGTCCAAAGGACACCGTGAACTCCTGGCCAGGCTCAGGCATGTCATCAAGACCGGCTCTTTAGCGGTGATTACAGGGCAAGTTGGTTCCGGCAAATCCACGGCTATCCGGTCTGTTATGCAATCCCTGGAGGCTTCTCGTTATCGTTATATTTACTTGGCTAGTTCACAGCTTTCACCGGCGGAGTTCTACAAGAGCTTACTCTACCAGGTTAATATCCGGCCAAGCAGGGGTTTCTCCGAAAACAAACGCTTAGTGGCACAGGCTATGCTGGAATTACACCAGAAAGGGATAAAACCGGTAGTGGTGATCGACGAGGCTCAGGAGCTAACGGTGCAGATGCTCAGCGAATTTCGGTTTGTTCTTAACTATCAAGCAGATTCCTTTTCACCTTTAATGGTTGTACTGGCCGGTCAGCCACAATTAGCCGAAATACTGCGCCTTCAGGTTTTGGAATGCATCCGCCAGAGGATTAATGTACACTATCGCTTACCATGCTTGGGGGAAGACGAAATTGCCGCTTATATCCTGCATCACCTAAAAGTGGCCGGGCTGGACAAGCAAATATTTACGGATGCGGCAGTACAGCTTATCTATCAGTTTTCCAAAGGCATTCCTCGGCGCATTAACAATATATGCCGGTATGCCATTGTAGCGGCAGTCGTGGCCGATAGCCCGACAATTGACGCAGACGCGGTACAAAAAGGCCTCGAAGACGATGAACTAATTTAA
- a CDS encoding DDE-type integrase/transposase/recombinase, which yields MNLPPDDERERVALQRFEIIVPLLKRPMPRGAQKLILEELTKKMHLDAQNRLVFLGKRTIERYLSNYLKFGLEGLKPKVRPEQGSLKAFGQQALDEAVKIRLARPELSADSIIDILRSGQIPGSEKMCVSTLNRHLRRLGKDRPALKRVVRKRYRLFSVEGAHALWICDVWDGPYLYDELTNKKRRLRLVAIIDSYTRYIVHAEFYFNENRPCLEDTLLKAILKHHVPEIFYCDNARVFRSQHLKRIAAELGLSIKHSRAGQPQGRGRIERWFRTVAEKCEPLLREQTESGKVATLYEVNSFFTAWLERRYHSRRHSTLKMSPRDALEKACASHLNMSRPVEPATVHEAFLWRENRVVSSLGAVKIYSNLYEVEESLLGKTVELRFNPYDLKRILVYFEGVYRCEARPYQMKNFTEKRVKERQTDSHKALEKAMQAIVQEHKDEIKERSGLSFAKALEVKHDE from the coding sequence ATGAATTTGCCACCGGATGATGAGCGTGAGCGGGTTGCTTTGCAACGATTTGAGATTATTGTACCCTTGCTTAAACGCCCAATGCCACGTGGTGCCCAAAAGCTCATACTTGAGGAGCTTACCAAAAAGATGCACCTTGATGCCCAGAACCGCCTCGTTTTTTTGGGTAAACGTACAATTGAGCGGTACCTGAGCAATTACCTTAAATTCGGCTTGGAGGGTCTTAAACCTAAGGTCCGCCCCGAACAAGGTTCACTTAAAGCATTTGGGCAGCAAGCTTTGGATGAGGCCGTGAAGATCAGACTGGCCCGTCCGGAGCTATCTGCAGATAGCATCATTGATATTCTACGCTCAGGCCAGATACCGGGCTCAGAAAAAATGTGTGTAAGCACTCTAAACCGCCATTTGCGTCGCTTAGGTAAAGATCGCCCAGCCTTGAAGCGCGTAGTGCGCAAACGTTACCGCCTGTTCAGCGTTGAAGGTGCCCATGCTTTATGGATTTGTGATGTCTGGGATGGCCCGTATCTATATGACGAACTAACGAACAAAAAACGGCGCTTGCGATTGGTTGCTATTATTGACTCATATACCCGTTATATTGTGCACGCTGAATTTTATTTTAACGAGAACCGCCCTTGTCTGGAGGATACTCTCCTGAAAGCTATTTTAAAGCATCACGTTCCAGAGATTTTTTACTGCGATAATGCCCGGGTATTTCGTTCTCAGCACCTAAAGCGCATCGCGGCGGAACTGGGCTTAAGCATTAAACATAGTCGGGCCGGGCAACCCCAAGGCCGCGGTCGAATTGAAAGATGGTTCAGAACGGTAGCCGAGAAATGTGAACCTCTGCTAAGAGAGCAGACTGAATCCGGCAAAGTGGCTACGCTGTATGAGGTCAATAGCTTCTTTACCGCCTGGCTGGAGAGGCGCTACCATAGTCGCCGACACAGCACGCTGAAGATGAGCCCTCGGGATGCCCTGGAAAAGGCCTGTGCCAGCCATCTGAACATGTCTCGTCCTGTTGAGCCGGCTACTGTGCATGAGGCCTTTTTATGGCGGGAAAACCGGGTAGTGAGCTCACTTGGAGCCGTAAAGATCTACAGCAATCTCTACGAGGTGGAGGAGAGTTTGCTTGGCAAGACCGTCGAACTGAGATTTAACCCTTACGATCTAAAGCGCATTCTGGTTTACTTCGAGGGCGTTTACCGGTGCGAGGCCCGTCCCTACCAGATGAAAAACTTCACCGAAAAACGCGTTAAAGAGCGTCAGACCGACAGTCATAAAGCACTGGAAAAAGCTATGCAGGCTATTGTTCAGGAACATAAAGACGAGATTAAAGAACGCTCCGGCCTGTCCTTTGCCAAGGCACTGGAGGTGAAGCACGATGAATAG
- a CDS encoding helix-turn-helix domain-containing protein: MRITTPCPNVQSYIKNPKNFLPIKPVCPNNSSHRPHWNANWDRELCLDHVNATRITIFNAYCEQCHETISYWPEFVLPYQREPLETHEQVVIEHLQGISLRESAAKIGYDPRTLSRWLKLILTQALALINEVVARILSIMNQEILPLTAAVAREATMLILAWLRNYAGWISFPRPNRLMGLCNLLGRGDWDLWGALLGNAKSRAKKEYSPG, from the coding sequence ATGAGAATAACAACTCCCTGCCCAAATGTCCAGAGCTATATTAAAAATCCCAAAAATTTTCTTCCTATCAAACCTGTTTGCCCTAATAATTCATCCCACAGGCCGCATTGGAATGCCAATTGGGACCGTGAATTATGCCTGGACCATGTTAACGCAACTAGAATTACGATCTTCAACGCTTATTGCGAGCAATGTCACGAAACAATCAGTTATTGGCCGGAATTTGTGCTGCCATATCAGCGGGAACCGTTGGAAACCCACGAACAGGTAGTAATCGAGCATCTACAAGGAATTAGCCTTAGAGAAAGTGCCGCTAAAATCGGCTACGATCCACGTACTTTGTCCCGCTGGCTAAAGCTTATCTTGACTCAAGCCTTGGCACTTATTAATGAGGTTGTAGCGCGTATTCTTAGTATTATGAATCAAGAGATATTGCCGTTAACAGCAGCGGTAGCCAGGGAAGCCACAATGCTTATCCTTGCCTGGCTACGTAACTATGCCGGATGGATTAGCTTTCCTCGCCCAAATCGGTTAATGGGCTTGTGCAATCTGCTTGGTAGGGGCGACTGGGATCTGTGGGGAGCTCTTTTGGGAAACGCTAAGTCTCGGGCAAAAAAGGAGTATTCACCCGGCTAA
- a CDS encoding four-helix bundle copper-binding protein — MAENPTIYSYYPIDTHERVLSMVQYCEAVCENTFTAVLGMCDQSRATQLQLLRDCADICTLTAKYIARCSMYARPLAAQCAQICETCGHHCLKMPDSQSQFCGRVCLDCARECRAFAGMSGPGYIGHPSSGHSYPNMPGMYSQSEKKDENK; from the coding sequence ATGGCTGAGAATCCGACAATTTATTCTTACTACCCAATAGATACACATGAACGTGTATTAAGCATGGTTCAATATTGTGAAGCTGTGTGTGAAAATACTTTTACCGCAGTACTTGGAATGTGCGACCAATCAAGGGCGACTCAGCTTCAGCTTTTACGTGACTGTGCGGACATCTGTACCCTAACAGCAAAATACATTGCTCGTTGTAGTATGTACGCCAGACCGCTTGCCGCACAATGTGCTCAAATTTGTGAAACCTGCGGACACCATTGCTTAAAAATGCCTGATTCTCAATCACAGTTTTGTGGCCGGGTCTGCTTGGATTGCGCAAGAGAATGTCGGGCTTTTGCCGGAATGTCAGGGCCCGGTTACATCGGCCACCCTAGCTCAGGACACAGTTATCCTAATATGCCGGGCATGTATTCTCAATCGGAAAAGAAAGATGAAAATAAATAA
- a CDS encoding RNA-guided endonuclease InsQ/TnpB family protein gives MSSPKEIRNYKFRIYPNKEQESKLTNWLTTCRIIYNSALADRKNYYERTGNGLTRIAQQETLKADKAKHPQVKEVHSQVAQEVLFRVERAYNNFFRRVQAGEKPGYPRYKGPGQYKSLTFTQFGDGLGASFQNDKLKLSKIGLVKIDLHREIHGQVKICTIKREQSGKWYAVLAVEEYPVLFSPNWQTIGLDVGIKEFAVLSNGEKIANPKHLQKSERKLKTLQRSLSRKKKGSKNRAKARNKLARQHEKIRHQRKDFHHKISDQLVWRYGKIVVEDLQITNMVQNHKLAKSISDAGWGEFISMLTYKAESAGRMVEKIPPYGTTQQCSRCGSIVKKDLSVRIHACPHCGLVLDRDHNAAINILHKSKAS, from the coding sequence ATGTCCAGTCCCAAGGAAATCCGTAATTACAAATTTCGTATCTACCCAAATAAAGAGCAGGAAAGTAAGCTAACTAATTGGTTGACCACCTGCCGTATAATTTACAACTCGGCACTGGCCGACCGGAAAAACTACTATGAACGCACGGGCAACGGGCTAACCAGGATAGCACAACAAGAAACTCTCAAAGCCGATAAAGCAAAGCACCCGCAGGTTAAAGAAGTTCATTCGCAAGTAGCCCAGGAGGTTTTGTTCCGCGTGGAACGCGCCTATAACAACTTTTTCCGTCGCGTGCAAGCCGGAGAGAAACCCGGTTATCCTAGATACAAAGGACCGGGGCAGTATAAATCCCTTACCTTCACCCAGTTTGGCGATGGCCTTGGTGCCTCGTTCCAAAATGATAAACTAAAACTATCCAAGATCGGCTTGGTTAAAATAGATTTGCACCGGGAGATACACGGTCAAGTCAAGATATGTACCATAAAGCGTGAACAGTCCGGCAAATGGTACGCCGTACTGGCGGTGGAAGAATACCCGGTGTTATTCTCCCCCAATTGGCAGACCATTGGCCTGGATGTGGGAATAAAGGAGTTTGCCGTACTCTCCAATGGAGAGAAAATAGCCAACCCCAAGCATCTGCAAAAATCCGAACGAAAACTGAAAACACTGCAAAGAAGCTTATCACGTAAGAAGAAAGGTTCAAAGAACCGAGCCAAGGCCAGGAATAAACTTGCCAGGCAACACGAAAAGATACGCCACCAGCGCAAAGACTTCCACCATAAGATATCCGATCAATTGGTATGGAGATACGGCAAGATCGTAGTGGAAGACTTGCAAATAACAAACATGGTACAAAACCATAAACTGGCCAAGAGCATATCCGACGCCGGGTGGGGCGAATTCATCTCCATGCTAACCTACAAGGCTGAGAGTGCCGGTAGGATGGTGGAGAAAATACCCCCTTACGGGACAACGCAGCAGTGCAGCCGGTGCGGTAGTATTGTCAAGAAAGACCTGTCGGTAAGAATACATGCCTGCCCACATTGTGGCCTTGTCCTTGACAGGGACCACAATGCAGCAATAAATATTCTACATAAGTCTAAAGCATCATAG